From the genome of Nicotiana sylvestris chromosome 2, ASM39365v2, whole genome shotgun sequence, one region includes:
- the LOC104248530 gene encoding uncharacterized protein, whose protein sequence is MVDLAQNHYLQNTNPQFSSLSSLNLSTEMDKNEFISLRDHPFPCRFRYISEDNIQQTSIYTAKNHQPNHKIDEIERVGNNERKHFSHRHNLLMYSLRASDFVHCYFCETIISGMAYGCKRCRYFLHESCSEFPQLIEHLAHPGHQLTLKYTPTVDSGYICKACHVGDNPALLFNFHYSCNLCDFAIHMGCASMPCKVFHKETGLSLFYSNPLKNEAGPLLCDICNHSINKTNSWVYYDHSHNFITHFGCAADSIYGKGKDDKSYIMGVKTGLTNLDGDDTSIVHYQKYDDGKKDERFFHRHGLHLLDRSQDNIVKNRKCGICGLDLSTDKKKGCSTCDYIIHERCSQLPEKIQHPFHPHTLILVPKKDGVEVQCNGCRQSNGCHTNYTVLYQCKICDFQLHPSCAACPRRLKKLDLTLCYEFPYKNEVSKLFCSYCSKVINKDQWLYYGRSKDERRHITCQLAVGVSNCYVTLRDLEVE, encoded by the coding sequence ATGGTGGATCTTGCCCAGAACCATTATCTCCAAAACACAAATCCTCaattttcctctctttcttcCTTAAATCTTTCAACAGAAATGGATAAGAACGAATTCATCTCTCTTAGAGATCATCCATTCCCTTGTAGATTCCGTTATATATCAGAAGATAACATTCAACAAACATCGATTTATACTGCCAAAAATCATCaaccaaaccataaaattgatgaaatagAAAGAGTTGGcaataatgaaagaaaacatTTCAGCCATCGACATAACTTGTTAATGTACTCGTTACGAGCATCAGATTTTGTTCACTGCTATTTTTGCGAGACAATAATTTCAGGCATGGCGTATGGTTGCAAACGTTGTAGATACTTTCTACACGAATCCTGTTCTGAATTCCCACAACTTATTGAACATTTAGCTCACCCTGGCCATCAATTAACCCTCAAGTACACTCCTACAGTTGATAGTGGCTATATTTGCAAAGCATGTCACGTTGGTGACAATCCTGCTTTGTTATTTAACTTTCATTACTCTTGTAATCTCTGTGATTTTGCTATTCATATGGGGTGTGCTTCTATGCCTTGTAAAGTATTTCACAAGGAGACTGGTCTCTCCCTTTTCTACTCAAATCCTTTGAAAAATGAAGCTGGACCACTCCTTTGTGATATTTGTAACCACTCAATAAACAAGACCAATTCTTGGGTATATTATGACCATAGTCATAATTTCATAACCCATTTTGGTTGTGCTGCTGATTCTATATATGGAAAAGGGAAAGATGATAAATCTTATATTATGGGTGTGAAAACTGGATTGACAAATCTTGATGGAGATGACACTTCTATTGTTCACTATCAAAAATATGATGATGGAAAAAAAGATGAACGATTCTTTCACAGACATGGTTTGCATTTATTGGACCGTTCACAGGATAATATAGTCAAGAATCGTAAATGTGGGATATGTGGATTAGACCTAAGTACAGACAAGAAAAAAGGATGTTCTACTTGTGATTATATAATTCACGAGAGATGTTCTCAATTGCCTGAGAAAATTCAACATCCATTTCATCCGCATACACTTATACTTGTTCCAAAAAAAGATGGAGTTGAAGTTCAGTGTAATGGTTGTCGTCAATCGAATGGTTGTCACACAAATTACACAGTTCTTTATCAGTGCAAGATTTGTGATTTTCAACTTCATCCATCTTGTGCAGCTTGTCCAAGGAGATTGAAAAAGCTTGATTTGACTTTATGCTATGAATTTCCTTATAAGAATGAGGTCTCAAAATTGTTTTGCAGCTATTGCTCAAAAGTTATCAACAAGGATCAGTGGCTGTATTATGGAAGAAGTAAGGACGAGAGGAGACATATTACTTGTCAACTTGCTGTTGGTGTTTCAAATTGCTATGTCACATTACGCGATTTAGAGGTTGAATAA
- the LOC104248528 gene encoding probable arabinosyltransferase ARAD1, translating into MNPRPKLRSPPLPSPSSPPSPKPLTPNLNNKMPPRKLNLKPTTLTLATTLFSILALYVFFNTFIFPNPPNNSTTRNSLFGFREKNTHNFPPVKVYMYDLPRKFTYGVIESYALARGGEKQRDDSLLKYPGNQHSAEWYLFSDLNRPSRERGDSAVTRVMDPEKADLFYVPFFSSLSLVANPIRPGTVVAPGDRPVYSDEEMQESLIEWLEQQEYWKSNNGWDHVFICQDPNALYKVVDRVKNGVLLVSDFGRLARNQASLVKDVILPYSHRINTYTGDIGVENRNSLLFFMGNRYRKEGGKIRDLLFQLLEKEEDVIIKHGAQSRESRREARKGMHTSKFCLHPAGDTPSACRLFDAIVSLCVPVIISDYIELPFEDIIDYRKIAVFVDSNTAVKPGFLVKKLRKLSMERILEFQRELKKVKHYFEYEDPNGTVKEIWRQVSLKLPLVKLMINRDKRLVKRELTEPDCSCLCSNQSGISTTL; encoded by the exons ATGAATCCAAGACCCAAACTCAGATCACCGCCACTACCCTCTCCATCTTCTCCGCCCTCTCCCAAACCCCTAACCCCAAATCTCAACAACAAAATGCCCCCTAGAAAATTAAATCTCAAACCCACTACTCTTACACTTGCCACCACTTTGTTCTCTATCTTAGCTTTATATGTTTTCTTCAACACCTTCATATTCCCTAACCCACCAAACAATTCCACTACAAGAAACTCTTTATTTGGTTTCAGAGAAAAAAATACCCACAATTTCCCACCGGTGAAAGTATATATGTATGATCTGCCTCGGAAGTTTACATATGGGGTTATTGAGAGCTATGCATTAGCAAGGGGAGGTGAGAAACAGCGTGATGATTCTTTGCTTAAGTATCCAGGGAATCAGCATTCTGCTGAGTGGTACTTGTTTTCCGACCTGAACCGGCCGAGTCGAGAACGGGGTGACTCGGCCGTGACTCGGGTTATGGACCCTGAGAAAGCTGACCTTTTTTACGTGCCTTTCTTCTCATCGTTGAGTCTCGTGGCGAATCCGATTCGACCCGGTACAGTTGTTGCACCCGGGGATAGGCCTGTATATAGTGATGAGGAAATGCAG GAATCTTTAATTGAATGGTTGGAGCAGCAGGAGTATTGGAAAAGCAACAACGGCTGGGATCATGTATTTATATGCCAGGATCCTAATGCTTTATACAAGGTTGTGGATAGGGTGAAGAATGGGGTACTGTTAGTTTCTGATTTTGGAAGATTGGCTCGTAATCAAGCATCACTTGTTAAGGATGTCATCTTGCCGTACTCACATCGGATCAATACATATACGGGGGATATTGGCGTTGAAAATCGGAATTCCTTGCTCTTCTTCATGGGCAATCGATATAGAAAGGAG GGAGGAAAGATTCGTGATTTGCTTTTTCAGCTACTTGAGAAAGAAGAAGATGTCATCATAAAACATGGTGCACAATCTAGGGAAAGCCGTCGTGAGGCAAGAAAAGGGATGCACACCTCAAAATTTTGTTTGCATCCAGCTGGTGATACTCCATCAGCTTGCCGACTTTTTGATGCTATTGTGAGCTTGTGTGTCCCTGTAATAATCAGTGATTACATTGAATTGCCATTTGAGGATATTATAGACTACAGGAAAATTGCAGTTTTTGTAGACTCTAACACAGCTGTGAAGCCGGGGTTCTTGGTTAAAAAGCTAAGGAAGTTAAGCATGGAGAGGATTTTGGAATTCCAACGGGAGCTGAAAAAG GTGAAGCATTACTTTGAATATGAGGACCCAAAtggaacagtaaaagaaatttggCGTCAGGTTTCTTTGAAGTTACCGCTTGTTAAGTTAATGATAAATCGTGACAAGCGACTGGTGAAAAGGGAGCTCACTGAACCAGATTGCTCTTGTCTGTGTTCAAACCAGTCAGGGATCTCGACAACATTATGA